In Chryseobacterium lactis, a single genomic region encodes these proteins:
- a CDS encoding LOG family protein codes for MKNITVFCGSSFGTDKIYEEQAFLLGQTLAKQDIQLIYGGSETGLMGTIANGALSENGKVTGVLPQFLQSKEIAHKNLTELIIVESMHERKTKMNELCDGVIVLPGGYGTLEEFFEMITWSQLGLHKKPIGVLNIDGFYDDLINLVQKMVDKGFLKQVNQDMLLISDTIDNLLEKMRNYEAPTVGKWISKDEV; via the coding sequence ATGAAAAACATAACAGTTTTCTGCGGCTCAAGTTTTGGCACAGATAAAATTTACGAAGAGCAGGCATTTTTGCTTGGTCAGACTTTAGCAAAACAAGATATACAACTGATTTACGGTGGTTCAGAAACCGGTTTAATGGGAACAATCGCCAATGGTGCTTTAAGTGAAAACGGAAAAGTAACCGGTGTTCTTCCTCAGTTTTTACAATCAAAGGAAATTGCTCACAAGAATCTGACAGAGCTTATTATCGTGGAATCGATGCATGAAAGGAAAACCAAAATGAACGAGCTTTGTGATGGGGTTATTGTCCTTCCCGGCGGCTATGGTACATTGGAAGAATTCTTTGAGATGATCACCTGGTCGCAACTCGGGCTTCATAAAAAACCGATCGGTGTATTGAATATTGATGGCTTTTATGATGATTTGATTAACCTGGTTCAGAAGATGGTGGACAAAGGCTTTTTAAAGCAAGTTAACCAGGATATGCTGCTCATCAGTGATACCATCGATAATTTGTTAGAAAAAATGAGAAACTATGAAGCTCCAACGGTTGGAAAGTGGATTTCTAAAGATGAAGTTTAA
- a CDS encoding aminoacyl-histidine dipeptidase, translated as MELSNIEPQIIWKNFSKLNAVPRPSKKEEKVIAFIKGFGENLGLETTVDEVGNVIIKKPATAGMENRKSIVLQSHLDMVCQKNNDVNFDFETEGIKMEVDGDWVKAKGTTLGADNGLGVATIMSILESSDIPHPALEALFTIDEETGMTGALGLKPGQLKGDILLNLDTEEDDEIDIGCAGGVDVTITQSYSTEASKGQVVKIGVKGLQGGHSGMDIHKGFGNSNIILGRLLYSGLEKQNIEIISIDGGGLRNAIPREAAALISVRNAQEFIEEATALKKDILEEFASVEPGIQINIENSTSSDKSISEADSKKLILTLKALHNGVYRMSPDVANLVEASNNVARVELKGGELKILNLTRSSVDSSKYSVAEQLKSVAELAGMNVEFSGSYPGWKPKPGSEIVQIMEKIYTEKFNEKPHVVACHAGLECGIIGANYPEMEMVSFGPTIRGAHSPDEKANIPSAQKFWSFLKDILANIPQK; from the coding sequence ATGGAATTATCTAACATAGAACCGCAGATTATCTGGAAAAATTTTTCCAAGTTAAATGCAGTTCCAAGACCATCAAAAAAAGAAGAAAAAGTAATCGCTTTCATCAAAGGATTTGGTGAAAACCTCGGACTGGAAACGACAGTAGATGAAGTAGGAAATGTAATCATTAAAAAACCGGCTACTGCAGGAATGGAAAACCGTAAATCAATTGTGCTTCAATCGCACCTTGATATGGTTTGCCAGAAAAACAATGATGTCAATTTTGATTTTGAAACGGAAGGAATCAAAATGGAAGTGGATGGTGACTGGGTAAAGGCAAAAGGAACTACTTTAGGAGCTGACAACGGCTTGGGAGTGGCGACGATTATGTCTATTCTTGAAAGTTCAGATATTCCACACCCTGCTTTGGAAGCTTTATTTACTATTGATGAAGAAACAGGAATGACAGGAGCTTTAGGTTTAAAACCGGGGCAATTAAAAGGAGATATCCTATTGAATCTTGACACCGAAGAAGATGATGAGATCGACATCGGTTGTGCAGGAGGTGTTGATGTAACGATCACTCAAAGCTACAGTACTGAAGCTTCAAAAGGACAGGTTGTGAAAATCGGAGTAAAAGGTCTTCAGGGAGGTCACTCCGGAATGGATATCCACAAAGGTTTCGGAAACTCCAATATCATTTTAGGAAGACTCCTTTACAGTGGTTTGGAAAAACAAAATATTGAAATCATCTCTATTGACGGTGGTGGCTTAAGAAACGCTATTCCAAGAGAAGCTGCTGCACTTATCTCTGTAAGAAATGCACAGGAATTCATTGAAGAAGCAACTGCTCTTAAAAAAGATATTTTAGAAGAATTCGCTTCAGTAGAACCGGGTATTCAAATTAATATTGAAAACTCTACATCCTCTGACAAATCGATTTCAGAAGCAGATTCAAAAAAATTGATTCTTACTCTGAAAGCTCTTCACAATGGAGTGTACAGAATGAGCCCAGATGTTGCAAACCTTGTGGAAGCTTCCAACAACGTGGCAAGAGTTGAATTGAAAGGCGGAGAACTTAAAATCTTAAACCTTACGAGATCTTCTGTAGATTCATCTAAATATTCTGTAGCAGAACAATTAAAATCTGTAGCAGAATTGGCCGGAATGAATGTAGAATTCAGCGGTTCATACCCAGGGTGGAAACCAAAACCGGGTTCTGAGATCGTACAGATCATGGAAAAGATCTACACCGAAAAATTCAATGAGAAGCCTCATGTAGTGGCTTGTCATGCCGGCCTTGAGTGTGGAATCATCGGAGCCAATTATCCTGAAATGGAAATGGTAAGCTTTGGGCCAACAATCAGAGGAGCACACTCTCCTGATGAGAAGGCAAATATCCCTTCTGCTCAGAAGTTCTGGAGCTTCCTGAAAGATATTTTGGCGAATATTCCTCAGAAATAA
- a CDS encoding LURP-one-related/scramblase family protein, whose translation MVLNNLNYPLDFKFKITTLASDFNITDRNGNYVAYVRQKMFKLKEDVIVFNDESKSKELFRIRANKWIDFNASYSLNDVANNKNFGRLARKGMRSIWKASYDVLDANDQPKFKVQEDNAWVRFWDSFVGELPIIGMFTGYFLNPSYTVMGMDGKAYFKLKKMPSFFGRRFQLDRLIDIDDEEESLVILSLLMMTLLERARG comes from the coding sequence ATGGTACTTAACAATCTTAATTATCCACTGGATTTCAAATTCAAAATCACTACCTTAGCCAGCGACTTCAACATTACAGACAGAAATGGAAACTACGTAGCCTATGTACGTCAGAAAATGTTTAAACTGAAAGAAGATGTAATCGTTTTTAATGATGAGAGCAAGTCGAAGGAGCTTTTTAGAATCAGAGCAAATAAATGGATCGATTTCAATGCTTCCTACTCGTTAAACGATGTGGCAAACAATAAAAACTTCGGCAGATTAGCAAGAAAAGGCATGCGTTCTATCTGGAAAGCCAGCTATGATGTTCTTGATGCCAATGATCAACCGAAATTCAAAGTTCAGGAAGACAATGCCTGGGTAAGATTTTGGGATAGTTTTGTAGGAGAACTTCCTATCATCGGAATGTTTACCGGATATTTTCTGAATCCATCGTATACTGTAATGGGAATGGATGGAAAAGCTTATTTTAAATTAAAAAAAATGCCTTCGTTCTTCGGAAGAAGATTCCAGTTGGATAGGTTAATTGATATTGACGATGAGGAAGAAAGCTTAGTAATCCTTTCATTGTTAATGATGACCCTTCTTGAAAGAGCCAGAGGCTAA
- the recR gene encoding recombination mediator RecR, with amino-acid sequence MDYPSKVLAKAVDEISGLPGIGRKTALRLALHLLKQPSSRAVSLGNSLINLVNEIKYCKECHNFSDFEICEICSNEKRNGELICIVEDVRDVIAIENTGKYTGKYLILGGKISPMEGVGPNQLNIPSIERKLNEGKVKEFIFALSATMEGDTTAYYVYKKFKNFNVNFSSIARGISVGDELEYADEISLGRSIINRLPYNEKD; translated from the coding sequence ATGGATTACCCAAGTAAAGTTTTGGCAAAAGCAGTGGATGAGATTTCGGGATTACCTGGTATCGGGCGGAAGACTGCATTGAGATTAGCACTGCATTTATTGAAGCAACCCAGTTCCAGAGCAGTAAGTCTTGGAAATTCCCTGATCAATCTTGTCAACGAAATAAAATACTGCAAAGAATGTCATAATTTTTCAGATTTTGAGATCTGTGAAATTTGCAGCAATGAAAAAAGAAACGGCGAGCTGATCTGCATCGTTGAAGATGTACGTGATGTTATTGCAATTGAAAATACAGGAAAATACACCGGAAAATACTTGATTCTGGGTGGAAAGATATCTCCGATGGAAGGAGTTGGTCCCAATCAATTAAACATTCCAAGTATTGAAAGAAAATTGAATGAAGGGAAAGTGAAGGAATTTATTTTTGCGTTGAGTGCTACGATGGAAGGAGATACCACAGCTTATTATGTTTATAAAAAATTTAAAAATTTTAATGTAAATTTTTCAAGCATTGCAAGAGGAATTTCAGTAGGAGATGAGTTGGAATATGCTGATGAAATTTCTTTAGGAAGATCCATTATCAACCGATTGCCATACAACGAAAAGGATTAA
- a CDS encoding glycosyltransferase family 2 protein yields MKLSVIIVNYNVTQLLKSCLLSIQKYVKELDYEIIVIDNASTDSSWGDLIPEFPTVHFISSENNGGFSKANNQAIQTATGEYLLLLNPDTELEGFYMKELIDFADSHTDFGGMGVHMHDAEGNFLPESKRSVPDMFNSFEKLFTSFKKKNSRSYYRNDIEETAIAEVEVVTGAFLLIKREVYQNIGGLDDAYFMYGEDIDLCYTLLRNGYRNYYYGKASILHHKGESTVKDEVYLSRFYGAMQIFIDKYYKEAKPMQYSFLKAGLKLRHQIEKIKLK; encoded by the coding sequence ATGAAGCTGTCTGTTATTATTGTTAATTATAATGTTACCCAATTACTAAAAAGCTGTCTTTTATCAATTCAGAAATACGTAAAAGAGCTGGACTATGAGATAATTGTGATTGATAACGCCTCTACAGATAGTTCATGGGGAGATCTTATCCCCGAATTTCCTACTGTACACTTTATTTCTTCTGAGAATAACGGAGGGTTTTCAAAAGCCAATAATCAAGCGATACAAACTGCCACAGGAGAATATCTGCTACTTTTAAATCCTGATACGGAATTGGAAGGATTTTATATGAAAGAACTTATTGATTTTGCAGATTCTCATACTGACTTCGGAGGTATGGGAGTACACATGCATGATGCAGAAGGAAACTTTCTGCCGGAAAGCAAGCGTTCGGTTCCCGATATGTTCAATTCTTTTGAGAAATTATTTACAAGTTTTAAAAAGAAAAACTCCAGGTCTTATTACAGAAATGATATAGAAGAAACAGCCATTGCTGAAGTAGAAGTGGTAACAGGTGCTTTTTTATTGATTAAAAGAGAGGTTTACCAAAATATTGGCGGGCTGGATGATGCTTATTTTATGTATGGAGAAGATATTGATCTTTGCTATACATTGTTGAGAAATGGCTACAGGAACTATTATTATGGAAAGGCTTCAATTCTTCATCATAAAGGGGAAAGCACCGTGAAAGATGAAGTTTATTTAAGCCGGTTTTATGGAGCCATGCAGATTTTCATTGATAAATATTATAAGGAAGCAAAACCAATGCAATATTCATTTTTAAAAGCTGGTTTAAAACTTCGCCATCAGATTGAAAAGATCAAGTTGAAATAG
- the secG gene encoding preprotein translocase subunit SecG: protein MDTIFTLLMVLIMIASVLLVIIVMAQNPKGGGLSSTFGGASSAQFGVQRTNDFMEKATWTLGGTIIVLILLSVVITGKPSQVAPGQQQPVKKEAPAKKAPASSTTTTPAQAPATPAK, encoded by the coding sequence ATGGACACTATATTTACACTATTGATGGTTCTTATTATGATTGCCAGTGTTTTATTGGTAATTATCGTTATGGCTCAAAATCCTAAAGGAGGAGGCCTTTCCAGTACTTTCGGAGGTGCATCATCTGCACAGTTTGGAGTACAGAGAACCAATGATTTCATGGAAAAAGCAACATGGACTCTAGGCGGAACTATCATCGTTCTGATCCTTTTAAGCGTTGTTATTACAGGTAAGCCATCACAAGTGGCACCAGGTCAGCAACAACCAGTTAAAAAAGAAGCTCCTGCTAAAAAGGCTCCTGCTTCTTCTACAACAACTACTCCGGCGCAGGCTCCTGCAACACCGGCTAAATAA